The Xenopus tropicalis strain Nigerian chromosome 1, UCB_Xtro_10.0, whole genome shotgun sequence DNA segment taatcacttaccttaccAGGAAGTACCATGTCTGGTCCTGAGAAAAGAACCCGCTTCAGCCCAGAGACAGCTCAGGAACAAGAGGAACATTGCTCCTTACAGGAACAGAGAGAGCGATGGGAGCGCAAGAAACTGCGAACGGCCAAAGCCCTGACCCAGACAGAACGGCAGTACGTGGGGCAACTGGAGCTCATAACCAAGGTGGGGctttcctgcaccggtacagctggggtgtttgctacagaaaccctactatagtttatataaataccccgctgtgtagccccgggggcagccattcctgcaccggtacagctggggtgtttgctacagaaaccctactatagtttatataaataccccgctgtgtagccccgggggcagccattcctgcactggtacagctggggtgtttgctacagaaaccctactatagtttatataaataccccgctgtgtagccccgggggcagccattcctgcactggtacagctggggtgtttgctacagaaaccctactatagtttatataaataccccgctgtgtagccccgggggcagccattcctgcactggtacagctggggtgtttgctacagaaaccctactatagtttatataaataccccgctgtgtagccccgggggcagccattcctgcactggtacagctggggtgtttgctacagaaaccctactatagtttatataaataccccgctgtgtagccccgggggcagccattcctgcaccggtacagctggggtgtttgctacagaaaccctactatagtttatataaataccccgctgtgtagccccgggggcagccattcctacaccggtacagctggggtgtttgctacagaaaccctactatagtttatataaataccccgctgtgtagccccgggggcagccgttcctgcactggtacagctggggtgtttgctacagaaaccctactatagtttatataaatacccccctgtgtagcccccgggggcagccattcctgcactggtacagctggggtgtttgctacagaaaccctactatagtttatataaataccccgctgtgtagccccgggggcagccattcctgcactggtacagctggggtgtttgctacagaaaccctaactatagtttatataaatacccccgctgtgtagcccccgggggcagccattcctgcactggtacagctggggtgtttgctacagaaaccctactatagtttatataaataccctgctgtgtagccccgggggcagccgttcctgcaccggtacagctggggtgtttgctacagaaaccctactatagtttatataaatacccccctgtgtagccccgggggcagccattcctgcgctggtacagctggggtgtttgctacagaaaccctactatagtttatataaataccctgctgtgtagccccgggggcaacaATTTAGTCTGGATacggcacaggttgcatagcagataatagctctgtagaacacaatgGTGTTTTAAAGAGCTTATCCGTCATGTGCCATTTCTCCCTATTTCCcagtgaatggctgcccccggggcttcacagcagggtatttatagaaAGTAAAGTCGGGTTTACATTTCCTACTTGCGCCCTTAGATTTATCATGAAGTTTTTCGTGCTCGCTGTGGTCGGCTAAAAATCGCTGAGACGGGAATCTGTGGGCGCATCCCGGATATCCTTGTGGCAAACAGGTAAGAACCTTCTGTGAGATTTGGCAAGTAGGGCAGTGTTGGTGAGGGGGAGATGTGGCAGGATTGGGGTACTTACTGGCCCGGGGGGGGCGCTCCTAAGTAGGTTTCAGGCCACACAGTGAGTGAATACAGCCGTATTTATCATTTACGCAGTCGTGGGGGGGGTGTCCCTTTGGCCGGAGGGGCGGGACCTAGGGATTCTGATTTTTCTTCGATGCCTCCTCTCCCCAGGTTTGGCTTAAAGGGGCTGCACCATCTGTTCCTTGtgtaccccaatcctacctgATCCCCTGCTACTGACACAGACTGGGGGGGTCCtttttattttggggttctgCTTATCTCTGCCCTAAATCTTGGGGCACAAAAGGAAGAAGAGTCTCGCCATTCTCTAGCGACAATCCATTAAAGACTATTGTCGAAACAGGTTCATTTCACCATATTTTACTGCTGGGGGTTTGGTGGTTGCAGTTTCACAACTCCCTCATTCATTGATTTCTTTGTTCTTTAGGGCTCTTCTCTCTGCAATGGATCTTGGTGACTTTGGATCTGGATTTGAGAACTTTACAGAATCTCTCAGTCTCTATAAGGAGCACGCAGACAGCATAGAGCCCACTTTGCAGGCATTACAGGTAGGTAGCCATCAGTCTGTATCAGTAGAATGCAGTTACAGGTAGGTAGCCATCAGTCTGTATCAGTAGAATGCAGTTACAGGTAGGTTACTCAGTGGCCCTAACACCCTCTTCCCAGTACCACAGTAAGAAGAAGAAATCCTTCCTGCGATTCCGGAAGCTTCAGGAGAGTCGCTCGGAGCTAAAAGGGCGACCGTTGGAGCAACTCCTGGAACTGCCGCTGCTCAGAGTACTCGAGTGAGTATCCCAGTAACGGGAGTAACTGTCAGTGTTACAGATAGTGAGTAGCACTAATACTCTGTGTTACTGATAGTGAGTAGCACTAATACTCTGTGTTACTGATAGTGAGTAGCACTAATACTCTGTGTTACTGATAGTGAGTAGCACTAATACTCTGTGTTACTGATAGTGAGTAGCACTAACACTCTGTGTTACTGATAGTGAGTAGCACTAATACTCTGTGTTACTGATAGTGAGTAGCACTAATACTCTGTGTTACTGATAGTGAGTAGCACTAATACTCTGTGTTACTGAGGGGAGAGTGCTACCCACAGACTGTACCCCACTGAACTCTCTATAGCCACGCCCAGCGGAGCGTCCAACCCTCTATAGCCACGCCCAGTGGAGCATCCAACCCTCTATAGCCACACCCAGTGGAGCGTCCAACCCTCTATAGCCACACCCAGTGGAGCGTCCAACCCTCTATAGCCATGCCCAGTGTAGCGTCCAACCCTCTATAGCCACACCCATTGGAGCGTCCAACCCTCTATAGCCACACCCAGTGTAGCGTCCAACCCTCTATAGCCACGCCCAGTGGAGGGTCCAACCTTCTATAGCCACACCCAGTGGAGCGTCCAACTCTCTATAGCCACACCCAGTGGGGGCATCCAACCCTCTATAGCCACGCCCAGTGGGGGCATCCAACCCTCTATAGCCACACCCAGTGGAGCTTCCAACCCTCTATAGCCACACCCAGTGGAGCGTCCAACCCTCTATAGCCACGCCCAGTGTAGCGTCCAACCCTCTATAGCCACACCCAGTGGAGTGTCCAACCCTCTATAGCCACACCCAGTGGGGGCATCCAACCCTCTATAGCCACACCCAGCGGAGCATCCAACCCTCTATAGCCACGCCCATTGGAACACCTTACCATTTAGGGTGCCCACTTCTAGTCTGGGTCTTGCCTCCCCACCACCCGCATGTTATTGGGCACATCTCACAGAATTTGGCAGTGCCGGTGCTAGTGTGAGGCACCAATCCCAGAGGGAGCTATTGGGGATGAGGCAGAGAGCAGCACTTTGCCCTTATTGTCTCACACAGCCACTGGAGGCCTCTATCTGTAACTTAGGGCTGTAGTTAAGAAGCACAATAAAATGGCGTTGTGCCCACACTGAGGGTTCAGGCAGTGCCGGATGCGCCCATTTGTGAATGGGATTCCAGCTCATGTCTGGGGCCGGGGCCTATGGCTGAGCCCAATATATCCGTTATTTCTGCCCTGGAAGTGAATCCCCCAGCTGGCCGCTCTATCCTAATGGCAAATGATAGTTGCGCGTGTAGCATGTATGTGCTGCGCATGTATGTGCTGCGTGTCGTTCCCATGTAGCAATGAAGCCCACGGCTAATGCAGTATATCTCTGGTTTCCTAGGTACAGACATTATCTGAGAGATTTGGCAGAGAACAGCCTCCCGGGGGCCTCTGACTTTGCCCAACTGAAAGGTGAGTTTGCGCATTACACGGCTCAGATATGTGTTGCCCCCGTAGCCGTGACTTACACGCGTGTATCcctatactcacacttacaccaGCACGGCTGCCCTATAATGCTGTTTAATTGCCCAGATTTCACCCACAGGTGCCCGACAGGTGAGTACCAGCAGTTTTACAGAATTGGGATTCCCTCCTCAgtgttaattggctcctaataaccCTAATTGCTGCCTATTGGCTAAAATATATATGCCTGCAACATACTGTGTCCCTGTGTAACCAATCAGCCTCTTCCCAGTTCCAGGCAGGGTTATTCCTGTCTCTTCCTATTATACCTGGGTCAGAGCTGAGGCTCCACGGTCTGTTGGAATCACTTGGTTCTGTCCagttacataaacataaatgcaTCTCGTATACAGGCCAGTGGGTATTGTGTTGGGTGTGAGGACCGGGGCCTGGAACCTCTGGGGTTTATAATGCCCCCCTGAGTGGGTTCTACAGGGGCATGATGGGAAGGTTGAGGCGGATCTTACATATAGAGAAACTGTCATTCCAGGCGCTCTCCATGCAGTCGGAGATGTTTGTCAGTACATCGATGGTATTGCCCAGAACTGTGAGAACGACCGGCAGCTCCGCAGGGTCCAGAGCTTGATTAAAGGCCGTCGGGTCCGACTCCTGATTCCAGGTGAGAGGATATGGCAGTCATACAGTTAATTATCAGGGGAAAAGAGCGCAAGGGAAAACTCCCACAGCGAGGGAGAGACGGGCGAGTAGATACTATACAGTGTAAGGGAGAGACGGGCGAGTAGATACTATACAGTATAAGGGAGAGACGGGCGAGTAGATACTATACAGTATAAGGGAGAGACGGGCGAGTAGATACTATACAGTGTAAGGGAGAGACGGGCGAGTAGATACTATTCAGTGTAAGGGAGAGACGGGCGAGTAGATACTATACAGTATAAGGGAGAGACGGGCGAGTAGATACTATACAGTATAAGGGAGAGACGGGCGAGTAGATACTATACAGTGTAAGGGAGAGACGGGCGAGTAGATACTATACAGTGTAAGGGAGAGACGGGCGAGTAGATACTATACAGTATAAGGGAGAGACGGGCGAGTAGATACTATACAGTATAAGGGAGAGACGGGCGAGTAGATACTATACAGTGTAAGGGAGAGACGGGCGAGTAGATACTATACAGTATAAGGGAGAGACGGGCGAGTAGATAATATAGAGCCCTTTTTCGAGCCCTTTCTCAAACTTAGAGCCCTTTTTCAAGCCTAGAGCCCTTTTTCAAGCCtagagccctttctcaagcctaGAGCCCTTTCTCAAACTTAGAGCCCTTTTTCAAGCCTAGAGCCCTTTTTCAAGCCTAGAGCCCTTTCTCAAACTTAGAGCCCTTTTTCAAGCCtagagccctttctcaagcctagagccctttctcaagcctaGAGCCCTTTTTCAAGCCTAGAGCCCTTTTTCAAGCCTAGAGCCCTTTTTCAAGCCTAGAGCCCTTTTTCAAGCCTAGAGCCCTTTCTCAAACTTAGAGCCCTTTTTCAAGCCTAGAAGAGCCCTTTCTTGAGCCTAGAGCCCTTTTTTGAGCCCTTTCTTGATCCTATAGCCcttgctcacacacacacatatgtcaCGTTGCTGTTGCTGCACTGTTGGCTTTGTGTTGCAGGGCGGCGCTATATCCGGGAAGGGTGGCTGTCCCTAGTGCCCCAGAGTGGGGAGGAGGTTAAGAAGCGAATGCTTTTCCTGTTCTCTGATGTCCTTGCTGTTGCTTCTCCGTGCCACCCATTGCACCCAATCAATGCTCACAAGTTTGCGTGCCGCGCTCTCTACCCCCTGAGAGAGTGCCAAGTGGAGAGGGTGCTGGGACATACCCAGAGCCGAGGCGGCTTAATTAGTGTGAGTATATCTATTGTGTCTGTGTGTATCAGTGTGACCCCCGCCCTGGAGGTTGTGCCCCCCACCCGTTGCACCCTAGATGGGGTGTGGCCAGTGGACAGTGGGCCAGGCCATGACTTAGCATGCATTAAGCGCCCCTTGGGGTAGGGGTTGCTTAATTAGTATTATGGGGCCCAGTCATTAATGAGGTTGGCTTTGGTCTTGCTCATAAGTGCATGTAGGTACCTGCTTCAGTGCTGTAAAGCAATAAGTAACTGCTGCAATGAGACTATAGACTTGTGTTTGGACCTAGGGCCAAGGGCTAGGGTTACCCCCACTGGCTGGCTGTCCGTTACAGGATCACTAGTGGGAGCTGTAAATACATACAGCAATTGGTCATACTAAAAGAAAGAGGGGGGGGGGTAGTGTTGGCATTGATACCCTATGGTATGTAGGCATTATCCTGGGCTGAAGGTCTGGCAAATTCTTCTATCCATGGGCCCCAGATTTTTACAAATTTTCCTGGGCACCCCCAGCTCATGTAGCGCAGCAACTAGAGAGAAGGGCTTCACATATTAGAGATTTCCAGCCGTTTATGGTTGGGGCTGTTGGACTACCTTCTCCACGAATCCCAAGGGGCATGCCCCGGGGGGCAGTACATTGGGGGTACCAAGGGTTTGCTCTGGAACATTTACCACATGTCTCCAAAAATGTATCTATCAGCGGGCAGTGAGTCCAGAAAGCTTGTAAGAATGTCCTCTGCTTTGCCCCACAtttaaacccctaaattgtaacGACAGAGAGGGAGATCTAGGGGTGCCTTTGCTGAAGGTACCTGCGCCACATACTCTTGGGGAGGTTGGGTTCTATTGCTGGGCTGCAAAGGGTTTTAGCCCTGTCACGGACAAGGTAGGTTGGGGTTACACCATTTGGGAGTGTAGGGGGAAACAGCAGTGCACCCCCATTGAGTGCTTTAACCGACCCCGCCGCCTCCGCCAATATAGGGAACATGGTCAACTGAAGGGGAGAGCCACCAGGCCACATAAACCAGCTGTGAGGCTAAATAGTAAAGAAATAGATGTGGAAGGGCCAATCCTCCATTCAACGTAGGGGCTGTTAAGGTTTAACACGTGGCTGTTTGTTGCCCAATATGAACGAGCAGATCTGAGAATCGAGTTTAGCAAAGAGGAGCAACTGGTGAATTGGGAAAAAGATTCATTTAAGGACATGACCAGTTTTATTAGGTTATTAGCAGGGGGCCGGGCAAGTTCATTAGGTTTGTGCTTAGCTGCTGTACTACTGGGTCAGTGTTTAGTTCCTTGAACTTATGCCGGTCTGGCTTGACCCATACTCCAATGTACCTAAATACCTCCTCACATTACTCTGCAGAGGGCGGATGAGGTGTGGGCTTATAGGTAGGCTTCTGCCAATTGACTTGTAAGCCTGAGCCTAACCTAAGCTGGGCCCCAAGGGATTGTCCCGTGTCCACTCAATACCCCAAGGCCTCATCTGCATTCAGGGATATCCGCTCTTCTACCCCCCCAGAGTGCACTGTATGTACGTGTGCCTTGGCGTGTTTGTGCGCACTGTGACTgccatgatcccagggggcggcccttagtacttaatatggcagttttctatttcagCACTTCTGTACAAACACAATCATTGGCAGCTCCCTGTCTCCGGTCCccttacatagatacatacaagtCCCCTGGGAAAAGCtctcaaaaataaatacaaataggatAATAATGAATCATTAACTCCTGGGGAAACCTCTATGGGGGGATAAATGTCAGCAAAAGAAAATGTCATATTTGTGCCAACTTATTCACAGACCAAATTGCTATTTTTTCACTTCCACCGACAGTTTTCAAAAAAAGTATTGTTACAAAGTAGGCGTGGCTATTTTTATGGTCACGTGGAACCTTTTTACGGATTTTTCAGACATTTTTTAAGCCAAAATGATTCCACCATAACGATAATGTCGGGAAACAGTCGATAGGTTCATTTGCCTGCAGTCTGTGGGGAGACATTTGTTTGGCGCACATTTCCCCAGCGCAATAAGGACAGTTCTTTATCGTGTATCCGGCTAGCTCAGAGGTACTGGGTGCTCCCAAGACTCGCACCATGAAAAGTGCCGCCGTTGCATAAGCGCTTGGTACGGCAGCATGGGATGGGCGGTGCTACTGGCACTTGGTTCCGTTGGGGGTctgacctgtgtgtgtgtgtgtgtgtgtgtgtgtatgtatgtatgtatgtatgtatgtatatctttatttataaagctttatttatgtacgcagataatagataaatacaaagtattacaataaacacaaataaataaaagatacagttgcaataagataagagtcaaagacacaagaggatggaggtccctgccccgtagagcttacaatctatatgggagggtaacttacagatacaaataggcaaatataagtgctgtaggtcacagtgggtgacactgcaatatactTGTCACCCActgttcccagatcaggtgctgggcgagtgctccaaaagggagtctttaagtttagttttaaaaagactgggggaggattctctccgggggaaatcagggagggcattcccaatgtaaggggcagcagggcagaaagggttaaggtgggaaacagcagtattagtggggggcgcaaccaaacgattgctctgcgaggaacgaaggagtcggccaggaacgtgcggagacacaagggaagggatgtagtgaggagcagaggagtcggccaggaacgtacggagacacaagggaagagatgtagtgaggagcagaggagtcggccaggaacgtacggagacacaagggaagggatggagtgaggagcagaggagtcggccaggaacgtacggagacacaagggaagggatgtagtgaggagcagaggagtcggccaggaacgtatggagacacaagggaagggatggagtgaggagcagaggagtcggccaggaacgtacggagacacaagggaagagatgtagtgaggagcagaggagtcggccaggaacgtacggagacacaagggaagggatggagtgaggagcagaggagtcggccaggaacgtacggagacacaagggaagggatgtagtgaggagcagaggagtcggccaggaacgtatggagacacaagggaagggatgtagtgaggggcagaggagtcggccaggaacgtacggagacacaagggaagggatgtagtgaggagcagaggagtcggccaggaacgtacggagacacaagggaagggatgtagtgaggagcagaggagtcggccaggaacgtacggagacacaagggaagggatggagtgaggagcagaggagttggccaggaacgtacggagacacaagggaagggatgtagtgaggagcagaggagtcggccaggaacgtgcggagacacaagggaagggatgtagtgaggagcagaggagtcggccaggaacgtacggagacacaagagaagggatgtagtgaggagcagaggagtcggccaggaacgtacggagacacaagggaagggatgtagtgaggggcagaggagtcggccaggaacgtacggagacacaagggaagggatgtagtgaggagcagaggagtcggccaggaacgtacggagacacaagggaagggacggagtgaggagcagaggagtcggccaggaacgtacggagacacaagggaagggatggagtgaggggcagaggagtcggccaggaacgtacggagacacaagggaaaggacggagtgaggagcagaggagtcggccaggaacgtacggagacacaagggaagggatggagtgatgggcagaggagtcggccaggaacatacggagacacaagggaagggacggagtgaggagcagaggagtcggccaggaacgtacggagacacaagggaagggacggagtgaggagcagaggagttagccaggaacgtacggagacacaagggaagggacggagtgaggggcagagggatggggggaaggttaagagaaggagtttgtaagatattctttgtttaataggaagccacgataaggcctttagcaggggaagggccgaaactctcctggatgagaggaggagaattctggcagcagtgtttaatatagactgtaggggggaaagatgggaattagggaggccggttagtagcaggttgcagtagcccagtcgggataggatgagagcaggcatgagcagcctagctgttgcagtagagagaaagggacggattttggcaatattgcgtaagaaaaagtgacaggttttgacagtggtgttaatgtggtcagagaaggagagacaggagtcaaagatcccccccaaacaatgcgccgaatcgacagggttgatgagggtgccataaATAGAGATAGAGAAGGGGGAGTAGGaacaggcttaggcggaaagagcattagttcagtttttgttcagtttTAGTTCAGTTTCTGTGGCTTTCCATGTGTAACTGATCCAGGCTCTGTGTATTCCCAGCTCACCTTTGCCAAAGA contains these protein-coding regions:
- the arhgef39 gene encoding rho guanine nucleotide exchange factor 39; protein product: MSGPEKRTRFSPETAQEQEEHCSLQEQRERWERKKLRTAKALTQTERQYVGQLELITKIYHEVFRARCGRLKIAETGICGRIPDILVANRALLSAMDLGDFGSGFENFTESLSLYKEHADSIEPTLQALQYHSKKKKSFLRFRKLQESRSELKGRPLEQLLELPLLRVLEYRHYLRDLAENSLPGASDFAQLKGALHAVGDVCQYIDGIAQNCENDRQLRRVQSLIKGRRVRLLIPGRRYIREGWLSLVPQSGEEVKKRMLFLFSDVLAVASPCHPLHPINAHKFACRALYPLRECQVERVLGHTQSRGGLISLTFAKEKLLLMSTDQKDINDWYECLVAAVRKLSLTNGKRTKSAPSDSFEGKDAAEAKPRTAQPRVTKRSWDGNVKEGPQARHCPDSVSQARHCPDSVSQEETVPKRARIGNDRSIWSQPPAEPNEPRTGWSCFLL